The Primulina eburnea isolate SZY01 chromosome 13, ASM2296580v1, whole genome shotgun sequence genome includes a region encoding these proteins:
- the LOC140809448 gene encoding zinc-finger homeodomain protein 4 has protein sequence MELPNQEDHEMPIPLNSTYGHAHMIHHHDHLPTISHMQQIPPSNGPIMPDDHAAAAAVPFKKIVRYKECLKNHAASMGGNATDGCGEFMPSGEEGTLEALICSACSCHRNFHRKETEGDNGHNNNSTQHNFSNCENNYYLNSRMGRKLLLGHNHALGYHSGTLISSRNVGPHHPMIMPYNMGAAVPSESDEQEGGGGGAVAARPVHQMVKKRFRTKFTQEQKDKMHSFAEKVGWKIQKQEESLVQQFCQEIGVKRRVLKVWMHNNKHNLAKKNHQSNAQNQVLETDN, from the coding sequence ATGGAACTTCCAAATCAAGAAGACCATGAAATGCCTATCCCACTCAACAGTACCTATGGCCATGCCCACATGATCCATCATCATGATCATCTTCCCACCATATCTCACATGCAACAAATCCCACCTTCGAATGGGCCCATCATGCCAGATGACCATGCTGCAGCAGCAGCAGTGCCGTTCAAGAAAATTGTGAGGTACAAAGAATGTCTAAAGAACCATGCAGCTTCCATGGGAGGAAATGCAACGGACGGGTGTGGGGAATTCATGCCCAGCGGGGAAGAAGGGACTTTGGAAGCCCTTATTTGCTCGGCCTGCAGCTGCCACAGGAACTTCCATAGAAAAGAAACCGAGGGAGATAATGGCCACAACAACAACAGCACTCAGCATAATTTCTCTAATTGTGAGAACAACTACTATCTGAATTCAAGAATGGGGAGGAAGCTTCTGTTGGGACATAATCATGCATTGGGGTACCATTCGGGGACCCTCATCTCTTCAAGAAACGTGGGGCCGCATCATCCCATGATCATGCCTTACAATATGGGGGCTGCTGTCCCTTCTGAGTCTGACGAACAGGAGGGCGGCGGCGGAGGGGCGGTGGCGGCGAGGCCGGTGCATCAGATGGTGAAGAAGAGATTCAGGACAAAATTCACACAAGAACAGAAGGATAAAATGCACAGTTTTGCTGAGAAAGTGGGGTGGAAAATACAGAAGCAAGAAGAATCTCTGGTGCAGCAATTTTGTCAAGAAATTGGGGTGAAGAGAAGAGTGCTCAAAGTTTGGATGCATAACAATAAGCATAATCTCGCGAAGAAGAATCATCAATCCAATGCTCAGAACCAAGTTTTAGAGACTGATAATTGa